The bacterium genome contains a region encoding:
- a CDS encoding acyltransferase → MRYLSACIKTRKNNLDFIRFFAASLVIISHAFPLSTGTDKRELMVLLTHDQLTLGRFAVAVFFIISGFLITASYDRSQNIKRFVRARFLRIFPGLAVVVLLTAFVLGPMVTSMPLAEYLHERQTCRYLGTMFLRNSDALPGVFVSNPFPNAVNGSLWTLFFEVLCYCIVAVMGIVGLLKRRPILILFLLVMIAPLPASWTWHRWHISTMLAFTKLFASGMLCYAYRDHIRLSKWLAVAALVGLLVSTQLGGLDRLLPILGTYLVMYCAFTPCGNLWSFAKRGDFSYGMYIYAFPIQQTVMLISGGRMSPIFNMLISFPFVLLFAALSWHIIEKKCLKRKTAVKASTA, encoded by the coding sequence ATGCGCTATTTGTCGGCTTGCATAAAAACTCGAAAGAACAACCTGGACTTTATACGTTTTTTTGCCGCGTCACTGGTCATCATTTCTCATGCTTTCCCCTTGTCTACGGGAACAGACAAGCGTGAGTTAATGGTGCTGCTCACTCACGATCAATTGACTTTAGGGCGTTTTGCGGTTGCGGTGTTCTTTATAATCAGTGGTTTTCTGATTACTGCCAGTTACGACCGTTCGCAAAACATCAAGCGTTTTGTGAGGGCACGTTTTTTGAGAATTTTCCCCGGTTTAGCGGTGGTTGTGCTGCTTACGGCATTTGTGCTTGGTCCGATGGTGACGAGTATGCCGCTTGCAGAATATTTACACGAGCGTCAGACCTGTAGATACCTTGGCACGATGTTTCTGCGCAATTCCGATGCGCTGCCGGGTGTTTTTGTATCAAATCCCTTCCCAAATGCGGTAAACGGTTCGCTTTGGACGCTGTTTTTCGAGGTGCTTTGCTATTGTATAGTTGCCGTAATGGGGATAGTTGGGCTGCTCAAGAGGCGGCCAATACTGATTCTCTTTTTGCTTGTAATGATCGCGCCGCTGCCGGCGAGTTGGACATGGCACAGATGGCATATATCCACTATGCTTGCCTTCACCAAGCTCTTTGCGTCTGGGATGTTGTGTTATGCCTATCGCGATCATATCAGGCTCAGCAAATGGCTGGCTGTTGCAGCGCTTGTTGGACTGTTGGTATCGACTCAATTGGGCGGTCTTGACCGGCTGCTGCCGATTTTAGGGACATATCTGGTTATGTATTGTGCATTTACGCCGTGCGGCAATCTTTGGAGCTTTGCCAAGCGTGGCGATTTCTCTTACGGCATGTATATATATGCTTTTCCGATCCAGCAAACCGTGATGCTGATAAGCGGCGGCAGGATGAGTCCAATATTCAATATGCTCATATCGTTTCCGTTCGTTCTCTTGTTTGCCGCACTCTCATGGCATATCATAGAAAAGAAGTGTCTCAAACGAAAAACAGCGGTCAAAGCGTCAACTGCGTGA
- a CDS encoding DUF11 domain-containing protein, translated as MITKRLLIIAAVLFLANPAICTPTVGTVSASTSVGLYNKFEATFSITTVATNPYWPYDASPAANTTDHPNAVPSGVGVTVDGIFLPPGATDWSDAVVQPGFYCLDYSTDSTNPSLAIDTGALWVYPSGSPVWKVRYAPTALGTWYGRIRVTDASGTSYGNVFSFECVSSDNHGFVRVAENDKRYFELTDGKYLPLIGCTSAATDQMSTLKSIGVNLVRSWWQSSSTQFPLFGAGGQGGDPVWKNITYSTDYVRPNHITSCLLPNTGTVWECINTWLPVKKNTTYQFKGTVKTVGLSGSDGCGVYLAELQTGKQSTRLSGNNDWQELTLSLSSGSNYQFRVYVGVLGATSGSAYLSDLSLKEDFGGGQYGPELLQRADFQPQNSYSQKIAWNIDQFVSAAQSNDVYVKAVIEEAGDSFFGCIQSDGTWGTKSAENVYASDTHASRTYQTYFWRYLIARWGYCTAIHSFEFVNEGDPNSSAHQDAVAALGRYMKTYDPNEHLVGSSNWHSVAPVMWSDSDIGIADIHMYMGWDVPSGGNRIWPGWDGSWTLPCTATALSSNYSIDETVKHSGRASLKVNLPANPSSTFLPQDQCPMQFQFAQKNGDQMRLNFWVKTQNYTPYSNSGCFWFDMSAARYGGDWLEKYSGPQYAIPSGDNDWTYISKEWTVSTAEPGATMAWFRPTHVGNHSSEPGTVWVDDIKIENLTTGCVSNYNGGFEYMIPESYDVVADHCAYSRILRAFNFGKPVIRGETGICNTGGSNEQDPILSNDSAGIWWKKLVWSHTDPGGLIDIYWWCDRLYSEKFTYAAAFQSFMAGILLANGHYVDADAASTDPYLRAIGQKDLTNNRAHLWIDNALSTWKNAVDGVSVSPISGTVTLTGLKDSVYDVEWWDTSTGSVSSNDELTCTGGSLVLSVQNLQSDIACKIYLKPAKVDLRIIVPASEVIPGQDVTVTVEYTNNGETDASNVTISARVPADMTYNAGSAELTGGTWDSATKSVSWVVDHIAAHETGTRTFSAKVN; from the coding sequence ATGATAACCAAAAGGCTTTTGATAATAGCAGCGGTTTTATTTTTAGCAAATCCGGCCATATGTACTCCGACAGTGGGAACGGTTTCCGCTTCGACAAGTGTTGGGTTATACAACAAGTTCGAGGCAACTTTCTCCATAACAACGGTTGCGACGAACCCATATTGGCCATATGATGCAAGTCCTGCTGCAAACACGACCGACCATCCGAATGCGGTCCCATCTGGAGTGGGTGTAACGGTGGATGGGATTTTTCTGCCGCCGGGGGCGACGGATTGGAGCGATGCAGTTGTCCAGCCAGGCTTTTATTGTCTGGACTATTCAACTGACTCGACAAACCCATCTTTGGCAATAGACACAGGCGCATTGTGGGTGTATCCATCAGGCTCGCCTGTGTGGAAGGTCCGTTATGCTCCAACGGCGTTGGGCACTTGGTATGGCAGAATTCGCGTCACTGATGCCTCCGGTACGTCTTACGGCAACGTATTTTCTTTCGAGTGCGTTTCAAGTGACAATCATGGCTTTGTAAGAGTAGCAGAGAACGACAAACGCTACTTTGAGCTTACTGACGGCAAATATCTACCGCTGATAGGCTGCACCAGTGCCGCCACCGATCAAATGTCGACTCTTAAGAGCATAGGGGTCAATCTGGTAAGATCCTGGTGGCAGAGCAGCAGCACCCAGTTCCCGCTATTTGGCGCCGGCGGTCAGGGTGGGGATCCGGTTTGGAAGAATATCACATACAGCACGGATTATGTCAGACCGAATCACATTACTTCATGCCTGCTTCCAAACACCGGCACTGTTTGGGAGTGCATAAACACGTGGCTCCCGGTTAAGAAGAACACCACTTATCAGTTCAAGGGGACTGTAAAGACAGTGGGTCTATCCGGGTCGGACGGCTGCGGTGTATATCTGGCGGAGCTTCAGACTGGTAAACAGTCCACCAGGCTGAGCGGAAACAACGATTGGCAGGAGCTTACTCTCAGCCTGAGTTCGGGAAGCAATTACCAGTTCCGTGTATATGTCGGTGTGCTGGGAGCGACATCAGGTTCAGCCTATCTCTCTGATTTATCGCTGAAGGAGGACTTTGGCGGTGGTCAATACGGTCCCGAACTGCTGCAGCGCGCTGATTTTCAGCCTCAAAACAGCTATTCTCAGAAGATAGCCTGGAATATCGATCAGTTCGTAAGTGCAGCGCAATCAAACGATGTTTATGTAAAAGCCGTAATAGAGGAGGCTGGTGATTCGTTCTTCGGCTGTATACAGAGCGATGGCACTTGGGGGACAAAGTCTGCTGAAAATGTCTACGCAAGCGATACGCATGCATCTCGCACATACCAGACATATTTTTGGAGATACCTGATTGCCAGATGGGGTTATTGTACGGCTATACATAGTTTTGAGTTCGTGAATGAGGGTGACCCAAACAGTTCCGCGCATCAAGATGCTGTGGCGGCTCTCGGCAGATATATGAAAACGTATGATCCCAATGAGCATCTTGTCGGCTCGTCGAACTGGCACTCAGTTGCGCCGGTGATGTGGTCGGATTCGGATATAGGCATAGCTGATATACATATGTATATGGGGTGGGACGTGCCTTCCGGCGGCAATCGAATTTGGCCGGGCTGGGATGGAAGCTGGACGCTGCCATGTACTGCTACAGCGCTCAGCAGTAATTACTCTATAGATGAGACTGTCAAACACTCTGGCCGCGCATCACTGAAGGTAAATTTGCCTGCAAATCCGAGTTCAACGTTTCTTCCGCAGGACCAGTGTCCCATGCAGTTTCAGTTTGCCCAGAAAAATGGCGATCAGATGCGCTTGAATTTTTGGGTAAAGACGCAAAACTACACGCCATACTCCAACTCGGGGTGTTTCTGGTTTGATATGAGTGCAGCGCGTTATGGTGGAGATTGGCTTGAGAAGTATTCCGGTCCGCAATATGCAATTCCCTCCGGCGACAATGACTGGACATACATATCAAAGGAATGGACTGTAAGCACTGCCGAACCGGGTGCGACAATGGCGTGGTTCCGCCCCACTCATGTCGGCAACCATTCATCTGAACCCGGCACTGTATGGGTAGATGATATCAAGATCGAAAACCTCACAACCGGCTGTGTAAGCAATTACAATGGTGGTTTTGAGTATATGATTCCTGAGAGCTACGATGTCGTAGCGGATCACTGCGCCTATTCTCGAATACTGCGTGCGTTCAATTTTGGTAAACCCGTAATCAGGGGCGAGACCGGGATATGCAACACCGGTGGTTCCAACGAGCAGGACCCGATTTTGTCAAATGACAGTGCAGGGATCTGGTGGAAAAAACTTGTTTGGTCGCATACTGACCCCGGTGGCTTAATAGATATCTACTGGTGGTGTGACAGACTCTATTCTGAAAAGTTTACATATGCGGCGGCATTCCAGAGTTTCATGGCGGGCATACTTCTTGCGAACGGACATTATGTCGATGCCGATGCTGCATCAACCGACCCATACTTGCGCGCAATAGGCCAGAAGGACCTGACAAACAACCGAGCTCATCTCTGGATCGACAATGCTTTGAGCACTTGGAAGAACGCCGTCGATGGTGTCAGCGTATCACCCATATCCGGTACGGTTACTCTTACCGGCCTCAAGGACAGCGTATACGATGTCGAGTGGTGGGATACATCTACAGGCAGCGTGAGCAGCAATGATGAGCTGACATGCACCGGAGGCAGTTTGGTTTTGTCGGTGCAGAACCTGCAATCCGACATTGCCTGCAAGATATATTTGAAGCCTGCAAAGGTAGACCTGCGGATAATAGTGCCTGCTTCTGAGGTTATTCCCGGTCAGGACGTCACTGTGACGGTAGAATACACGAACAATGGTGAAACAGACGCATCCAACGTCACCATAAGTGCGCGTGTGCCGGCTGATATGACTTATAATGCGGGCAGCGCCGAACTGACGGGTGGCACATGGGACTCAGCAACTAAGTCTGTGTCGTGGGTTGTGGACCATATTGCCGCTCACGAAACAGGGACCAGGACGTTTTCAGCAAAGGTCAATTAA
- a CDS encoding glycosyltransferase family 4 protein produces the protein MKIAIDCRELRGQAGGFRTYLIGLLEGLAEVDTDNEYLLYVYSPSDLEGIRIPVRSLTIDVSGGRLWSDWFYLRKHINSDNPDVVHFPANYGLVGISVPSVVTLHDCISLDSKARCASVKSEILRRYSAMMTGISITRANSVITVSNYSRDRIASRFGCDRKIVVTYEAARAKPESREVCVDPDSASTKPYLLVLASVDRRKNTSLVIQAFSQTRLAREQCRLMIVASHPAAQRLVEREANEFGVFSLIDIKSQVDDRTLQCLYSECLAFVFPSLDEGFGLPPLEAMACGAAVISSDRASMPEVLGDAALYFDPGDAVDLADKMDVLVDHEELCKSLGEAGLRRASAFSWHEIAHSTLAAYKDAVR, from the coding sequence ATGAAAATAGCAATAGATTGCAGAGAGCTTCGCGGGCAGGCTGGTGGTTTTAGGACGTATCTCATCGGTCTGCTTGAGGGGCTTGCTGAAGTCGATACGGACAACGAATATCTATTGTATGTCTATTCACCGTCAGATTTAGAGGGTATACGCATTCCAGTGCGTTCATTAACAATCGACGTGTCGGGTGGAAGGCTTTGGTCCGACTGGTTTTATTTGCGCAAACATATAAACTCCGATAACCCGGATGTGGTTCACTTTCCGGCGAATTACGGTCTTGTCGGCATAAGTGTTCCATCTGTTGTCACGTTGCATGACTGCATATCGCTCGATTCAAAAGCGCGATGTGCGTCCGTGAAGTCTGAGATTCTCAGACGGTATTCTGCCATGATGACTGGTATATCTATTACTCGCGCAAACTCGGTAATAACGGTATCGAACTATTCTCGGGATCGGATCGCGAGCAGATTCGGATGCGATCGCAAGATTGTCGTGACATATGAGGCTGCACGGGCCAAACCAGAGAGCAGAGAGGTCTGTGTTGATCCAGACTCTGCGTCAACAAAGCCATATCTACTGGTTCTTGCGTCAGTTGACCGCAGGAAGAACACATCGTTGGTGATACAGGCTTTTTCGCAGACGCGTTTGGCGCGTGAGCAATGCAGGCTAATGATCGTGGCATCGCATCCTGCTGCGCAGCGACTTGTCGAGCGTGAGGCTAATGAGTTTGGTGTATTTTCGCTTATCGACATAAAGTCACAAGTTGATGACCGAACGCTGCAATGCTTGTATAGTGAGTGTTTGGCGTTTGTGTTTCCAAGTCTGGATGAGGGCTTTGGACTGCCGCCGCTTGAGGCAATGGCCTGTGGAGCTGCGGTCATATCTTCCGACAGAGCATCGATGCCTGAAGTTCTAGGTGATGCGGCGCTCTATTTTGATCCCGGCGACGCGGTCGACCTTGCGGACAAAATGGACGTTTTAGTTGACCATGAGGAGTTGTGTAAGAGCCTTGGTGAAGCTGGTTTACGCAGAGCATCGGCTTTTTCGTGGCATGAGATAGCCCACAGCACGCTTGCTGCATATAAGGATGCTGTCAGATGA